A part of Hydrogenobacter sp. T-8 genomic DNA contains:
- a CDS encoding NfeD family protein: MLVIFLFLVLLVGFSHAKVFVSQWQDAVTPLMVDYIKRSLEKAEKEGGTLFILELNTPGGLESSMREVIQEFQRTSIPVVVYVSPPGGRAASAGAIITVSADVAVMAPGTNIGAATPVQMGGERMDEAMREKVMQDMLAFVRSIAKEKGRNPEVIERMVKEAISLTPEEALREKVIDFIAVDRVDLLKKLEGRKIKKHGKETTLKTQGLQTVEIGKSLREELLSVITNPTLAYMLLLIGFYGIFFELYNPGSIIPGAVGVISLLLGLYGLGIIGINWLGLLLILAGLLLLVLELITPTFGGLALAGAVALALGSFILISPDSPYGDIPLSVIGTMVALTVAFFLFAGRLGLKAQKRKKMLGTEELLGEQGEAFTDFVEGKGKVFIHGEIWNAVSDEAIRKGDTIIVEEVRGFVLKVRKA, translated from the coding sequence ATGTTAGTCATATTTCTCTTCCTTGTCCTACTGGTGGGCTTTTCTCACGCAAAGGTCTTTGTATCCCAGTGGCAGGATGCGGTCACTCCTCTTATGGTGGACTACATAAAAAGAAGCCTTGAGAAGGCAGAAAAGGAGGGTGGAACGCTCTTTATCCTTGAACTTAACACTCCCGGGGGTCTTGAAAGCTCCATGAGGGAGGTCATTCAAGAGTTTCAGAGGACTTCTATTCCTGTGGTGGTTTATGTTTCTCCACCGGGAGGTCGTGCAGCCTCTGCGGGGGCTATTATAACCGTTTCTGCAGACGTGGCTGTGATGGCACCGGGGACAAATATAGGTGCAGCAACTCCCGTGCAGATGGGTGGTGAGAGGATGGACGAGGCTATGAGGGAGAAGGTGATGCAAGACATGCTCGCCTTTGTCAGGAGCATAGCAAAGGAAAAGGGAAGAAACCCAGAGGTGATAGAGAGGATGGTAAAGGAAGCCATCTCCCTCACACCAGAGGAAGCCTTAAGGGAAAAGGTCATAGACTTCATAGCGGTGGACAGGGTAGACCTTTTGAAAAAACTTGAGGGTAGGAAGATAAAAAAGCATGGAAAGGAAACAACTCTTAAAACTCAAGGACTTCAGACAGTAGAGATAGGCAAGAGCCTAAGGGAAGAGCTCCTCAGCGTTATAACAAACCCAACCCTTGCCTACATGCTCCTGCTTATAGGCTTTTATGGGATTTTCTTTGAGCTTTACAACCCGGGTAGTATTATCCCGGGTGCGGTGGGTGTTATATCTCTGCTTTTGGGTTTGTATGGGCTTGGTATTATTGGCATAAACTGGCTTGGGCTTTTGCTTATCCTTGCGGGATTGCTTTTGTTGGTGCTTGAGCTTATAACTCCCACCTTTGGAGGTCTTGCTCTTGCAGGTGCTGTAGCCTTAGCCCTTGGCTCCTTTATCCTTATAAGCCCAGACTCACCCTACGGGGATATACCTCTTAGCGTCATAGGGACAATGGTAGCTCTTACTGTAGCCTTTTTCCTCTTTGCAGGAAGACTTGGCTTAAAGGCTCAAAAGAGAAAGAAAATGCTTGGCACAGAGGAGCTACTGGGTGAGCAAGGAGAAGCCTTTACTGACTTTGTGGAAGGCAAGGGTAAGGTCTTTATCCACGGTGAGATATGGAACGCGGTAAGCGATGAAGCCATAAGGAAGGGGGATACGATAATAGTGGAGGAGGTCAGAGGCTTTGTGTTGAAGGTTAGAAAAGCTTAA
- a CDS encoding porin, with product MKNKKLIGGLLFAAVFALPEPSHAIRLSGPAEDQYMDINLLMQLWFRQQDISDQNRPNFIGASDRTDVFFRRVRLRFGGSVNPWFKFNFVLRDNDFGRDPYDAPFGGQPTHGRRQSNRNTGVIHELDVVLVPSAMTDMRGITLDLHLGYPRVPLGREQFQRAYDNIDLDRTNATLRWTHLTIGDVTGRAFGGYAHIRGASKGQGYSRVTFDGFLGLFGGFKNVRNPWDDTVVGASSTTPLCGFTAPNPGVGTCLSKARGNSSNSPLVTLRGTVTFGDQEGRPAIYNWLYRDTYLGKRKGITLGVSYAFQNKIDQHIITDTQGISPGFLGNGSPQNGAGTVNVRIPYLLLPNPLSVPNSTLANNLLDNKVDMKFYGVDFAWHHGPVSLVAELGQVKFSKLILLDGANNVYPNRSIKNDFWLLKAGYMLNPKSKHKFEPYITYSEYKPQIVQVGTGANARFYGDATNFVGPNTSATGNLGNIKQMGLGINYYFINENFRWTLEYTKFDEQRNSIKNDAVTLQFQWIF from the coding sequence ATGAAAAACAAGAAGTTAATAGGAGGCTTACTTTTTGCGGCAGTTTTCGCATTACCAGAACCTTCTCATGCCATAAGACTTTCTGGTCCTGCGGAAGACCAGTACATGGACATTAACCTTCTTATGCAGTTGTGGTTTAGACAGCAGGACATTAGCGATCAAAATAGACCCAATTTCATAGGGGCAAGTGATAGAACAGATGTGTTCTTTAGAAGGGTGAGGCTGAGGTTTGGAGGGAGCGTTAATCCTTGGTTTAAGTTTAACTTTGTTCTAAGAGATAACGATTTTGGAAGAGACCCTTATGATGCACCTTTTGGTGGACAGCCTACACATGGAAGGAGACAGAGTAACAGGAATACCGGAGTTATTCACGAGCTGGATGTAGTGCTTGTCCCAAGTGCCATGACAGACATGAGGGGTATAACCCTTGACCTACACTTAGGCTATCCAAGAGTTCCTCTGGGTAGGGAGCAGTTTCAAAGAGCCTATGACAACATAGACCTGGATAGGACAAATGCAACGCTTAGGTGGACTCATCTTACTATTGGAGACGTCACCGGCAGAGCCTTTGGTGGCTACGCCCATATAAGAGGAGCAAGCAAGGGACAGGGTTATTCCAGGGTTACCTTTGATGGATTCTTAGGTTTATTTGGAGGGTTTAAAAACGTCCGAAATCCGTGGGATGATACCGTTGTAGGTGCTTCTTCCACTACTCCCTTGTGTGGCTTTACTGCACCAAATCCGGGTGTGGGCACTTGTCTTTCGAAGGCAAGGGGCAACTCCTCTAATAGCCCGCTTGTAACCTTGCGAGGAACCGTGACCTTTGGCGACCAAGAGGGTAGACCTGCAATATACAATTGGCTTTATAGAGATACCTACCTTGGAAAGCGGAAAGGCATCACCCTTGGTGTATCCTACGCATTTCAAAACAAAATAGACCAACACATAATAACAGATACACAAGGTATATCACCGGGCTTTCTTGGCAACGGTAGCCCTCAAAACGGTGCTGGCACGGTTAATGTAAGAATACCTTATCTATTACTGCCTAACCCTTTATCTGTACCTAATAGTACTCTGGCTAACAATCTTCTCGATAATAAGGTTGATATGAAGTTTTATGGTGTGGATTTTGCATGGCATCACGGTCCAGTATCCCTTGTTGCGGAGCTTGGTCAGGTTAAGTTTAGCAAGCTAATACTACTTGATGGTGCTAACAATGTTTACCCTAACAGAAGTATAAAAAACGACTTCTGGCTTTTGAAGGCAGGCTACATGCTAAATCCAAAGTCCAAACACAAGTTTGAACCCTACATAACCTACTCTGAGTATAAACCCCAAATAGTTCAGGTTGGAACTGGTGCAAACGCGAGATTTTACGGAGATGCTACAAACTTCGTGGGTCCCAATACGAGTGCCACTGGAAATCTGGGTAACATAAAGCAGATGGGCTTAGGTATTAACTATTACTTCATAAATGAAAACTTCCGATGGACACTTGAATACACAAAGTTTGATGAACAGAGGAATAGCATAAAAAACGATGCAGTTACCCTTCAGTTCCAATGGATCTTCTGA
- the accD gene encoding acetyl-CoA carboxylase, carboxyltransferase subunit beta, producing MGFFDRFRKKEQKEVLWTKCENCKSILYIPELKANLNVCPKCQHHFNVPAKERLEHLLENYELLFENIRPTDPLNFKDTKSYKDRLKQAQEQTGLSEAMLVAEGFLKDERVVLVVMDFGFIGGSMGSVVGERFYRACKHASQKEIPLIAVITSGGARMQEGILSLMQMAKTSIGVGYLKEKGIPYITLLTDPTTGGVSASFAFLGDIIIAEPKALIGFAGPRVIEQTIKQQLPEGFQTAEFLLQKGMVDMVVHRKDLKDTLHQLIKFTTYWRRHVEV from the coding sequence ATGGGCTTTTTTGATAGGTTTAGGAAAAAGGAGCAGAAAGAAGTTCTTTGGACAAAGTGTGAAAACTGCAAGTCTATCTTGTATATACCAGAGCTAAAGGCAAACCTCAATGTGTGTCCCAAGTGTCAGCATCACTTCAATGTTCCTGCAAAGGAAAGGCTTGAGCATCTTTTGGAAAACTACGAGCTTCTCTTTGAAAACATAAGACCCACAGACCCTCTAAACTTCAAGGATACAAAAAGCTACAAGGACAGGCTAAAGCAGGCACAGGAGCAAACGGGTCTTTCTGAGGCTATGCTTGTGGCGGAGGGTTTTCTAAAGGACGAAAGGGTGGTGCTTGTGGTTATGGACTTTGGGTTTATTGGTGGTAGTATGGGTTCTGTGGTGGGTGAGAGGTTCTATAGAGCCTGCAAGCACGCAAGTCAAAAGGAAATTCCTCTCATAGCGGTTATCACCTCTGGTGGTGCAAGGATGCAGGAGGGCATACTATCTCTAATGCAGATGGCAAAGACTTCCATTGGAGTGGGTTATCTAAAAGAAAAGGGTATTCCCTACATTACCCTTTTGACAGACCCTACCACCGGAGGCGTTTCTGCCAGCTTTGCCTTTCTTGGAGACATTATAATAGCAGAGCCAAAGGCTCTCATAGGCTTTGCAGGACCGAGGGTTATAGAGCAGACCATAAAACAGCAACTGCCAGAGGGCTTTCAGACTGCGGAGTTTTTGCTCCAAAAGGGCATGGTGGATATGGTAGTCCACAGAAAAGACCTAAAGGACACCCTGCACCAGCTCATAAAGTTCACCACCTATTGGAGAAGGCATGTGGAGGTTTGA
- the hisIE gene encoding bifunctional phosphoribosyl-AMP cyclohydrolase/phosphoribosyl-ATP diphosphatase HisIE yields the protein MLRLKFNQEGLIPVIAQDYRTGEIRMFAWANEEAIEKTLQTGYAHYYSRSRKSVWKKGETSGELQKVIEVRVDCDEDAVLYIIEQEKNRACHTGERNCFFRDPEGREAKRVLPFEALQRLQEIIRQRLEEMPEDSYTVRLYKEGEDRVLQKFGEEAIETLIALKRGIPEEIRAEVSDMFYHLILMLTIRGIGIEEVLQELASRMK from the coding sequence GTGCTAAGGCTTAAGTTTAACCAAGAGGGTCTTATACCCGTCATAGCTCAAGACTACAGGACTGGTGAGATAAGGATGTTTGCTTGGGCTAACGAAGAAGCCATAGAAAAGACCCTACAGACAGGCTACGCCCACTACTACTCAAGGTCAAGAAAAAGCGTATGGAAAAAGGGAGAGACCTCTGGAGAACTTCAAAAAGTCATTGAGGTGCGAGTGGACTGCGACGAGGATGCGGTGCTATACATAATAGAGCAAGAAAAAAACAGAGCCTGCCATACGGGTGAAAGAAACTGCTTTTTTAGAGACCCTGAGGGAAGAGAGGCAAAAAGGGTCTTACCCTTTGAAGCCTTGCAAAGGCTACAGGAGATAATACGTCAAAGGCTTGAGGAAATGCCAGAAGACTCCTACACGGTAAGGCTATACAAGGAGGGAGAAGACCGTGTGCTACAAAAGTTTGGGGAAGAAGCCATAGAGACCCTCATAGCACTAAAGAGAGGCATTCCAGAGGAGATAAGGGCGGAGGTCTCTGACATGTTCTACCACCTTATCCTTATGCTTACCATAAGAGGCATAGGCATAGAGGAGGTTCTCCAAGAGCTTGCAAGCAGGATGAAATAG
- a CDS encoding Ppx/GppA phosphatase family protein, which yields MKVASIDVGSYSIRLSVAEVNAGLELIHEEGRITALATDLKDSGLLRQDRIEESLEVIREFFQKAKELGAERIKIVGTEALRRAKNSREFLERLKALTGLELRVITPEEEGRYAFLSVAYSLRPSGRFCIIDQGGGSTEFVCGRGFQIESIRSFPFGIVNLTEEFIHNDPPKNYELESLKNFLDEHIREVVQPCDELVGLGGTITTITAIEYGIYPYRGKDIHGKELSLDRLMFWLETLSSMKERDRIANFPHIEPKRAKVIIPGLVIFYRSMVLFGKNRIRVSDWGLKEGLLVEETLRCGN from the coding sequence ATGAAAGTTGCCAGCATAGATGTAGGCTCATACTCCATAAGGCTCAGTGTAGCAGAAGTTAATGCAGGTTTAGAGCTTATCCACGAAGAGGGAAGGATAACAGCCTTGGCAACAGACCTAAAGGATAGTGGTCTCCTAAGGCAAGACAGGATAGAAGAAAGCCTTGAGGTTATAAGAGAATTTTTCCAGAAGGCAAAGGAGCTTGGGGCGGAACGCATAAAGATAGTGGGGACAGAAGCCCTAAGGAGAGCAAAAAACTCAAGGGAGTTTTTAGAAAGGCTAAAGGCTCTCACAGGGCTTGAGCTGAGGGTTATTACTCCTGAAGAGGAAGGAAGGTATGCCTTTCTCTCTGTAGCCTATTCTCTTAGACCCTCTGGAAGGTTTTGTATCATAGACCAAGGGGGTGGGTCAACAGAGTTTGTATGTGGTAGAGGCTTTCAAATAGAGAGCATAAGGTCTTTTCCCTTTGGAATTGTAAACCTCACAGAAGAATTTATCCACAACGACCCACCAAAAAACTATGAGCTTGAGTCTCTGAAAAACTTCCTTGACGAGCATATAAGAGAAGTAGTCCAACCCTGCGATGAGCTTGTGGGTCTTGGTGGCACTATAACCACCATAACCGCCATTGAATACGGTATATATCCCTACAGGGGTAAGGATATTCATGGAAAGGAGCTTTCCTTAGATAGGCTCATGTTCTGGCTTGAGACACTAAGCTCTATGAAGGAAAGGGATCGCATTGCCAATTTTCCCCACATAGAGCCAAAGAGGGCAAAGGTGATAATTCCTGGGCTTGTTATCTTTTATAGAAGCATGGTTCTTTTCGGGAAAAACAGGATAAGGGTAAGCGACTGGGGTTTAAAGGAGGGGCTGTTGGTGGAAGAAACCCTAAGGTGTGGAAACTGA
- a CDS encoding segregation/condensation protein A produces the protein MWRFEEEHPFALAYRLVEEGKLDPWDVDISVLARAYMEEIRRHELLDLRVPARAVLAASFLLKKQAEVLFPEPKQKKERKRLTLKEIVEQFESQEEEVQEELLQRIEKVKRVIRASKTGAERKRRRERRFPVHISKFEDALQELREMVREMGVINSFYGLLLGKNIVPYLMALMVLYQEGVVDIEQEVPYGDLKISLVGEHI, from the coding sequence ATGTGGAGGTTTGAAGAAGAGCATCCCTTTGCTCTTGCCTACAGGCTTGTGGAAGAGGGTAAACTTGACCCTTGGGATGTGGATATATCTGTGTTGGCAAGGGCTTATATGGAAGAGATAAGAAGGCATGAGCTTTTGGACCTTAGAGTGCCTGCGAGGGCGGTGCTCGCTGCGTCCTTTCTCTTGAAAAAGCAGGCGGAAGTCCTCTTTCCCGAGCCAAAGCAAAAAAAGGAAAGAAAGAGGCTCACCCTAAAGGAGATAGTGGAGCAATTTGAAAGTCAAGAGGAGGAAGTTCAAGAGGAGCTCCTGCAAAGGATAGAAAAGGTCAAAAGGGTCATAAGGGCTTCTAAGACTGGGGCTGAAAGGAAAAGAAGAAGGGAAAGACGCTTTCCCGTTCATATCTCCAAGTTTGAGGATGCTCTGCAGGAGCTAAGGGAGATGGTAAGGGAAATGGGAGTTATAAACTCCTTTTATGGACTTCTCTTGGGGAAAAATATAGTGCCTTACTTGATGGCTCTTATGGTGCTATACCAAGAGGGTGTGGTGGATATAGAGCAAGAAGTGCCTTACGGTGACTTGAAAATAAGCCTTGTAGGAGAGCATATTTAA